The sequence gaacattatataaaagttggatcagcctgtagtggggttttccactttgattttgagtgtgactccatatccagaccttcatgtgttgataaatttgatttccattgatcatttttgtgtgattttgttgtcagcacattcaactatgtaaagaagaaagtatttcatacgattagttcattcattcagatctaggatgtgttatcttagtgttccctatgtttttttgagcagtgtattaatgCTTTTACTAAGAGTAGTATTTATCTTTGAATTTCACACACCATATACTATGTAACCATGGATAATACTTGCTGGATGATactgcatatactgtataatgaagGAGGTAGGTATCCTGCATCAGGGGCATAACTATAGAGGGCAGAGTTAGAAGTTGCTTCGTGGCCCTGGTGCCCAAGGTGGCCCCAAAGACACCtcatccccataaaaaaaaaacaccagtgttataaatggcacatgagagacatggggccctgttacagattttgcattggggcccggaagctacaagttacgcctctttCCTGGGTGTAGGTGAGGAGTAGGAGATAAAACATGTAATGTCTAAATATATTAGCCGATTTACTAACTGGATTGTTAATAAGACTAAATtatcagtttctttttaccctttaggCTGTCGCTGTTGCAGCTAAAGATCTGAAACGGGCTAAAGAATTTGCCCGAACTCACAATATACCAAAGGTGTACGGCTCATATGAGGAACTTGCCAAGGACCCAAATATTGGTAAGGAATTACACTACCACAGAAGTATTCAAATTCAAGatcaggggccagagcatcatgacgtcatggcaccgccccctcaatacaagtctatgggaggaggtgtggcggccgtcatcttggataggggataagatgtctagaggcggagtacccctttaatacaatcaCACCAACTAGAATCTATCTTGGCTACTACACCCAGTGGCAAAAATATGGAGTCTCCACACTTAGGAGACTTTTATTCTATAGCAAAGCAAATAGGTAATGTTTATTTAATAGCTGAACATCCTAGCTTCAGGAAATATCCCCAAAATAAAtgaaaggaaattattttattttatgacatAGGTTTTTCAAGGTCAAGTAAAATAATACATCCTGGAATTGATCAAtgttaaagaaaaaattatacaatCTCCTTATAATTTTcacttttaaaataaataaaagaacaatTCTAAAAATCCAAGTTGAGTTGCCCAATGAAGCAATGGAAAGGATTGTAAGcgtatgttcacacgatggaatttccatgcacaATTCCACATTAGaagtctgcacagagattccacAGCAACAcagtcccattgatatcaattagATTCTGATGTGCACAGTgctgaatttccgcagcagatgtttctaCTGTGGAAACTCCAATtccagtgtccgcagaaagaatagaaatgtctattctttctgcgtagTCCGCACAAAATGCATTGCCAGGGGAATGTCAGCATGGAATGTCAGGGGAATGTCGGCATGGAAattttccgggcagacattctcccttgtgaatatagcctccggtggaaaacaatttttttttccaaatcactggtgctagaaagttaaacagatgtgtaaattacttctatgtaaaaatcttaaaccttccagtacttatcagctgctgtatactacagaggaagttgtgcagttctttccagtctgaccacagtgctctctgttgatacCTCTGTCTCTGTGTCATCTATTTGAGGCTTAGTTGTGAAGACTAGATCAGGGCAACTCACAACAAACAGCTACATTTGGGATTTTACTCAACAATTAATGGCTTGATACAAAACTGCCaaactgtatataaaaaatatatactatacataACTCCAATTACTATAGATGAATGGGAGACAAATGACCATTTGGCAGAAGGTGTAAGAATTGGAAAGCAGCCTAGAAGATCTCTCCGAGACAACTGTAGATCAAAAAGTGACCTGTACCATTGAATACatgcttttttgttgttttacacATTTCCCCAAAAATTCTAGATAAATGGTATTTTActgaaaaccttaataaataccacTGGTTTCAGACATCATGATGATAAGCaataagtaaggctgggttcacatatatctgaCGTCCAGCCCAGTTTCCCTCcgacgtgcaccggagggaaactgatgctagaactgatcccattcatttgaaagggtcagttcacaatcatccagcgtctcaattttgactccggatggttggacacgctggaGGGCACCGAATAGGGGAAGGCTGTTTGCTGCCTTCCCCTGCCCACTTTCCCaaaacaatggatgccagatgccatacaactgatgacaacttgtcatcagttgtgtcgagatctaggcggagttcacctatgccggacataCGTGAACCCAGCTTTACAAGGTagacactggttttcaccagaatttCCCTATGAGTTAGACTTCAGTAGTATCTAGATGACTCCAATCAGGACTCTTTGCTGGAGTTTCCTTTTATCTTTACCCAGTTAATTGTCATCATGGAAACTGGGCATGAAACACATAGGTTGCATCGTCTCTATAATCGTTATATGTTGCAGATATCGTCTATGTTGGTGTCCTGCATACAGTACATCGAGAAGTAGTGTTGATGTTCCTGCAGAACAAGAAAAATGTCATGTGTGAAAAACCACTGGCCATGAACTCAGCTGAGGTTAAAGAGATGACTGCTGCGGCAAGGAAATACAATGTCTTTTTTATTGAGGTACAGTTCTTtaatatttttgttactttatgtAGAGATAATACCCATATGCATGATGCAACCAATTGTGAGGTTGTTCACACACCAGAATGTCTGCATCAACattctgcaggaattccattgaagtgaatggagtcagtTAATTTCCACGGAATTTACTGCATAAttctcatgcagaattccatgcagaaattctgccgtgtgaacatagcatgagaatacatgtttttttttatgtaatccaTGTGAATAAAACATATTTCCTACttttctgttctggacagttcctaagttATTGCCTAACTCTAGTCAAAACCTAATATTCGAGTAGTGCCTGCTAGAGGTGTACACAGAGGCTTCAGGAGGTAACCAACTGAGGAGGCAGGGACAGCCTTAGCCTGGTTGGTGTTTAGTGTGGTACATTTTTTTGATGCCCCTACATATAAATCAATAATACAATCTTACAGCACCCGAATCCACTGCTAGACCCTGGCATTGACAAGAGGACTCGGTTCTTGTTTGTCACATCTATTTCCCATGATCGATTTTCCACAAATTTCTTTGCTAATATTGTAAGGGTACATTCCAGCAgaattccacggtgtgaacttaacgttagagtgaatgggtctccgcgtgacccgttcacactgctgaaattgttccgcctaaagaaagaacatgttaattctttgcgcggattccgcgagcactgcatacgCGACAATGGTGAcgactcagtgccccgcggcccgagtgccgaagtattttcggcggcGGCCGACATACGGGATCTCCGCtccctgaattcagcgagcggagattccgcagtgtgaactcacCCTTAGGCATGTGAAGGGAGAACACTGTAAAATAAGGATCAAGGTCATTCAGAGCTTAGGCTAAGATATAAATTGTTTGGTAGGGTAGTTCTTATACTGTAGATCTTTTGTACCTAAGGCTGGCCATAAACAtcgtatagatcagtggtctcaaactgtggccctcaaaatgttgcaaaacttcaactcccagcatagataaAACTCTTGTGGTGTTGGGTGAGGGTAATATGCAAATTAATcttttcatgacgccagggtacgGTTAGCCTGTACACCATCTGAGGTTGAGCCCACTTCTCCTGTGCCAAGCACAGGGCAATAAATAATCAGGTTAGAGATAACTGGCTTTACTAAGGCAGGATAGGTGGtgaaatccgttacagctcagattggtacaAAGGGAGGTGCAGGGTAAACTTTGGAAGCCTATCGCCTTGCTGGGACTTTGTAGTTGTttggattgtgctgtatatgactgaattGCAGAATGGCAACCCACGCTGAATGGCAACCCTAAGTGACTGACTTGAGTGACCCCTGGGATGACTGATATGAATGATTGACTTGGATGACTGACTTGGATCCCCAGGACTTCAgtgcttaccgcaaggctttgacgttcacctgagcGCAGGGGATATTCTTTAGAAGATGCatggttgcaggattagacttgtTAGATTGGggcctcctcagaacacctcacacTCTCTCTTCAGACTTTCTTCAGGCTGTACCTCAGGAGTTCGGCTCACAGCAGATGCTGCTAGCTGGGCATTCAGCAAAGAACTGAAAGAACCGGGAAGCTAACTCCTCTCACCCTATATATGGGGCAATTTCAAGGATTCCCATTGGGGCTGATAGGTCACATGGTTTACCTCATGCagactcccctaacaacaagttTTAACAGGCTTAAAGCAACAGGAACATAGAAAATTCCAGTAcattaaccatagcataacattataTTGTATAGAGTCCTGAGTAGTGTGGGCCCGGCCCAAGAcagacactgaaggcaacatctgccacacaggatgggccaaatactatattctgtactgggtcaccacacactCATTCAGCCAACAGCTACATCGCTCAACTAGTAAGTACTGTACATATACATGCATTCTCAGCTTGGGCACATATGCCTGTGTTCTGAATGGGCATAGGGCAGTAGGCcatgccagacacctctggtaaCAGTTCTCTATGAACTGAAGGATGGGACAGTTAAAAGCCAATTGCCCAATCCTTATGTGTGCCAAtggagagtcaggaggcccccatacacataagatagttGCCTGGTCAATTGACATTTGCAGGTTTGGCAGACATAATTCTAAAGTGTATGGCCAGCCTAAGTAAAATGTGGAGCCTGACAAAAGAGAGGAACTTGGATTTTAGAGAAACAGAATTTGTTTGCTGAAAATCACTCCTTGACTTACAGGCAATGTGGAGTCGCTTCTTTCCTGTATATGATCAGATCCGCACCCTTATATCCCAGAAAGCCATAGGAGATATCAAAGTCGTGCGGGCAGAATTTGGTTCCAACCAATATCATGTACCTCGGGCAGTGGGGAAGGAACTAGGCGGTGGAGCACTCCTGGACATTGGATGTTACTGTATACAGTTTGCATTGATGGTATTCAACGGTGAAAAGCCGGAGTCTGTGACAGCTAAAGGTTTTCTATATGAGACTGGTACGTCTGGATACATCAGAAATTGattaagaaaagaaaaatgtcATGCAGTACTCATTACTTATATTTTCTAGGGGTCGATGAAACAGTAACCATTATACTTCAATACCCCGGTAAAAGGCAAGCCATCCTTACCAGCACTATCATGGTTGGAATGCCAAATCAGGCTGCCATATGTGGTTCTACAGGCATGATCCAGGTAATACCAGTTTAGATATGGACCATAAATATGGATAAAAGGCTATGTTCTAAAAAGTCTTAATATATGCTGGCAAACTGACAGAACAGTAACTTGGCATACCCCATGCCGGatccattgagttcaatggatCAAATGTAGTTTAGTAGTGTCTAAGTCTGGTCCATTTCTGAGCATGAACAAATCTTTTTGCAGCCATGCTTTTGAGTTCTGCCTGACAATGTATACAATGAACGTACTGTAGGTTGCTTTAAAATGTGAATTTAGCCATAGAATATTAATAATCCTTTATTTCTATAGCtcacacagattctgcagcactatacactcaaattggtccctgtctcCATTGGGATGCAGAATCTAAATTCACTTATTAATGTTTTAAAgtggggggaaacccacacaaacacggtgagaacatacaaactcattgcagatgGTTTCCTTGCTGGAATTTGAACCTAGGACCCAGCGCTGCAATATTGCTAACCatggagccaccatgctgcccatgTCACTGTACATTACAAGGAGGGTCAGGGAGATTTGGAATGTCTTCCGGATGATCATTATTGTAGTTTTAATGGAATGTAACAGAGCACATGCTTATAAATGTATTTCCTTCTGAAAATTTGCCAAAATGTTTTATGACTTAGCTGACTTATATGATTTTCTCTAGAAATGATTCAATGAatcaacatttttgtgaaattttatgaGCAATTCTAAAAAAAGACCAAGTATTTGCCTTGCTCTCAAAATTAAAAGGATTGTTCTGCAAATATTCCTTTTGTAATTTTAAGGCTGGTCTATCAAGACAGGTCATAAATATCAATCATTTCTATGTAGAGCAGTAATTCTCAACCGGGGTGCCCCAGCAAATTTGGGTGCGGTTCAGCACTGCCcagggtgccgcgggattttaccgtcaaaattattattattttttacatt is a genomic window of Hyla sarda isolate aHylSar1 chromosome 10, aHylSar1.hap1, whole genome shotgun sequence containing:
- the LOC130293776 gene encoding trans-1,2-dihydrobenzene-1,2-diol dehydrogenase-like — translated: MTTKWGICAAGKISNDFMVALQTLPAQDHQAVAVAAKDLKRAKEFARTHNIPKVYGSYEELAKDPNIDIVYVGVLHTVHREVVLMFLQNKKNVMCEKPLAMNSAEVKEMTAAARKYNVFFIEAMWSRFFPVYDQIRTLISQKAIGDIKVVRAEFGSNQYHVPRAVGKELGGGALLDIGCYCIQFALMVFNGEKPESVTAKGFLYETGVDETVTIILQYPGKRQAILTSTIMVGMPNQAAICGSTGMIQVPSCMWCPTSVILNGKETKYPLPQSAKAMHFTNSTGLSYEAEHVRQCLLKGLKESPLMTLADSELLATIMEEVRKQLGVRFPQDKA